One part of the Vicia villosa cultivar HV-30 ecotype Madison, WI linkage group LG6, Vvil1.0, whole genome shotgun sequence genome encodes these proteins:
- the LOC131614323 gene encoding uncharacterized protein LOC131614323, with the protein MLDASSGGVLLSKSYEERYRLIESITANTYQWPISRANVSTPQKRPAGVHKVTETTALATQVAQIHQMMKNLMTQDTPKPEPVKVVTNASEVTCVYYGGAHLFEECTANPVSAKYVGNNRYNNPYSNTYNPGWRNLPNFSWSNSQVLITRSEYQKPREPNAEIATTLSSRPQRALPSSTKAPTTYRVKNVVTCKVIKLRNGKECETPPRKETEASGALPDKDNTKERDVSVREPTSVENDKERRVEINHGKTPKSSKKPEDLAQSGNDKKFVQERPPPPFPQRIRKAKEEQQFGKFMEILKQLHINVPLIEV; encoded by the exons ATGCTTGATGCATCTAGTGGAGGAGTGCTATTGTCCAAATCCTATGAAGAACGATATCGTTTGATTGAAAGTATTACTGCTAATACTTATCAATGGCCTATTTCCCGAGCCAATGTGAGCACACCTCAAAAGAGACCTGCTGGAGTTCACAAAGTCACCGAGACTACAGCCCTTGCTACACAAGTGGCACAAATTCATCAAATGATGAAGAATTTGATGACTCAAGACACGCCAAAACCAGAACCAGTAAAGGTGGTTACTAATGCTTCAGAAGTTACCTGTGTCTACTATGGAGGGGCACATTTATTTGAAGAGTGTACTGCAAATCCCGTTTCTGCCAAATATGTGGGCAACAACAGGTACAATAACCCCTACAGTAACACCTACAATCCTGGGTGGCGCAATCTTCCTAATTTTTCATGGAGTAATAGTCAAG TTCTTATCACAAGGAGTGAGTATCAAAAACCCAGAGAACCAAATGCGGAAATTGCCACAACTTTGAGTTCAAGACCACAGAGGGCACTTCCTAGCTCCACTAAAGCACCCACTACATATAGGGTGAAGAATGTAGTGACTTGCAAAGTTATTAAACTAAGAAATGGAAAAGAATGTGAAACACCCCCACGTAAAGAAACTGAGGCTAGTGGAGCCCTGCCTGATAAGGACAACACTAAAGAGAGAGACGTGTCTGTTAGGGAACCGACCTCGGTAGAAAATGATAAAGAGAGACGAGTTGAAATTAATCATGGCAAGACTCCTAAGTCCTCTAAGAAACCTGAGGACTTGGCACAGTCAGGCAATGATAAGAAGTTTGTTCAAGAAAGGCCACCACCTCCCTTTCCACAAAGGATTAGGAAGGCAAAAGAGGAACAACAATTTGGCAAGTTCATGGAGATACTCAAGCAACTTCACATCAACGTACCTTTGATAGAAGTGTAg
- the LOC131614322 gene encoding uncharacterized protein LOC131614322: MLNYFKFMKEMLTKRKILGEFATIELTQECSQLVQGKLPPKLKDPGIFTIPCNIGDSFCGKALCDLRASINLMPLSVFKKLEIGAARPTTITLQLAGRSICYPQGKIEDVLVRVDKFVFPADFIIMDFDADEDIPIMLGRPFLATRRTLIDVEKGELTMRVKCQQVVFNVLNALQ, encoded by the coding sequence ATGCTGAATTACTTCAAGTTCATGAAAGAAATGCttactaaaaggaaaatattgggAGAATTCGCCACTATTGAACTTACTCAAGAATGTAGTCAATTGGTGCAAGGAAAGCTTCCTCCCAAGTTGAAAGATCCTGGAATTTTTACTATACCTTGCAATATTGGTGATTCATTTTGTGGAAAAGCACTATGTGACCTAAGGGCAAGCATTAATCTTATGCCTTTGTCCGTATTCAAGAAACTAGAAATAGGGGCAGCCAGGCCTACAACCATCACTCTGCAGCTAGCAGGCAGAAGCATTTGCTATCCCCAAGGGAAGATTGAAGATGTTCTGGTCAGGGTTGACAAATTTGTATTTCCAGctgacttcatcataatggatTTTGATGCTGATGAAGACATTCCTATTATGTTAGGAAGACCTTTTCTTGCTACTAGAAGAACTTTGATTGATGTGGAGAAGGGTGAACTCACTATGAGGGTAAAGTGTCAACAAGTGGTGTTTAATGTGCTAAATGCCTTACAATAA